The Gavia stellata isolate bGavSte3 chromosome 1, bGavSte3.hap2, whole genome shotgun sequence DNA segment TCCACTGGCTCAAGGTCTGCTTGTCTTGGCTACCTCCTGTGATCCCTGGGGACCCACAGATCAGAGAAGGGAAATCCTGTCCTGAGCCCACCCGTCCCCATCACGCCGCCCACCCTGCTCTGCCTTAAATACAACCACGTCTCTGCATTGAGGGAGGAGAGACAACTTCTTCTTTCCATCCCCAGTTTCCTCACCAGAGCTCTCTAcaattgctctctacaactgcctgaaagggggttgtggtgaggtgggtgttggtctcttctcccacgttACTCatgatagaatgagaggaaatggcctcaagttgcaccaggggaggttcaggctggatattaggaaaaatttctttcctgagagagtggtgaaacactggaagaggctgcccagggaggtggtggagtcaccatccctggaggtgttcaaggaacgtgtggatgtggcattgtgggacatggtttaatgggcatggtggggttgggttgatggttggacttgatgaccttacaggtcttttccaaccttagtgattctgtgattctgagaagGAGAAGGCTGGGTTGCACATCCCCGTCTTTACATCCTGATGGGTCATTGGGGATGGCTCTGCTGTCTAAGCAGCTCTGTACTTCCCACTGATAAAACCATCAGTGTGAAGTGAAGGGTGATAACTTATCACGCAAAAGCGACTTGGCAATGGCTCCATGAAACCGAGCTGAATTTAGACGAGCCAAGAGAAAAATTCTCATCCTGCTGTCACTGACACCTAGACTAATTCCACTGAGCTCCCCCAAACCCATCTAAGCAAATGGAGGATCAAACCTAAATAGCAGATACTTCTTGGATTGTCATTAGCTCGCCTCTCCCTAAATCCAAGAAGTCACAAACACTGAGTACAAAACCAGGACTGGTATTTGCAAAGCATACCCCAAACCAgctaacaacaaaaaataacaaatgggTCAGAAAGCCCTGTTCCCATTTACACCAAAACTCCTTTGTGAGGAAGCACTGATTGATTTAATAAGCTTTATAGAGGGGGTAAACACAGCTCTTTGCTGCATGCATGCGGGGACGCCTTCTGCGGGGAAGAGCCGGTGTGAAGCAGGCAGAGCAAAAACCTGGATGACCTTTATTTTCAATGgattcacacagaaaaaaaaaaaaaaaccaagaaaaagagAGTAACCTTGTCAGCAGCAGTTTCTTTATCATGTGAGGGGTGTGTGCCTGCGAGTTAAGGGATTAATAGCCTCTGGTTGTAGGCTGGTCTGAGCCAGTTTTGCTGTCTGCTCACATTGGCATGTGGGATCTGGAGACCGGGCTGCGATTGCATCTGTGGCGTCATTTGGACTCAGCCCGGGAGAGTCCATACCGGAAAAGTGTAGCTGTTGCTAGTGCTGCACTTTATTCGATAATTATTCCTGTTTTACAGAATAATTaatggaggggggggggggggggaaggtcTCTGAAGCACTTTTGTTGTTGAAGAAGCAACTCAGGAGCATCCTGGTGCTCCAGAGAGATCTACTGGAGCCACCGTCCCAGCTGCCTCTCGGAGCCTCCCAAGtatttaaagagagaaagagcCAACTatcccttccccctccccccccccccccaatctgGAGGATTTATTGCCTCTGTCATAACCTATGCAGCTTGTTCCGCTTTCCAATAGcattctttttcccctgccccCAATTAGTGATTGCAGCCAAGTGGGCCTTGCGGGCCTTGCTATAaagactttgctttttttcacttGGCTGATGCAAGAGACCGAAGACAATCCCCAAATTTTCTTCGCGATGAAATATTGTTGCTAAGCCACCTCTGCCGCCCTTTGCTGGAACAGCAACTCTATTTGGGATAGGCGGACTCCAGCCCTTCCTTTTTGCCGCTTTCCTTTAAAGGTTGTTCTATTTGCTCTTAATCCAGCAGCACATTGGCAAGAAACCTGGAAATTACCAGGATCAGTCCACCACGTCTTAGACACACAGGGGTTCATGTCATACCTGATCTGCTGTAACGGTGGGCTGCTGTCGAAAGGACAGGTCCTGTTTTCCCCATTCCTGGTAACCCTGCGGCTGGGCAGCCCGATTTGCTGGAAAACTGACCCACcgaagggagaaaaggaaagttaaGGTTTTGTTGTTGGATGAGTGAGCTGAACTGATTCACCCTGGGTGCACCCAGTTGCTGGGTGGGACTTGGGTTTGGAAGAAGCAGccagggatggggtgggaggCAGTACCCCAGGGAGACTGGGCAGTCCATTCCGGCATGGACGAGGGACAGATGGGGCATCTCCAAGGATGGGTCTGGTCTTAGGTGGGTTTCAACCCCTTCTGGagcaatttctttctcttcaccCCACTGTAGAGACAACCTGGGGTTTCTGCACTTCTTTCTTAAGTACCTTAAGGTTCATTGGGTGACTTTCGGTCTTCAGCCCTGActtcagctgcatttcagcCGATGCTTTGCCGAGTGGCATGTTCAGGGAGGCTGAAGGCTGCAGTGTGAATGGGGCGGCTGTTTCCTGACTCCATCAAACAATGAACCTTCAAACACCTCccccttttattatttttcaattagTCCTTGATTTTTGGCTATAGGGATTTCTGGCTTGGTGGTTGCCAGGGCAACCGCAGGTAGCCCAGGTAGCATCCTCTTCACCTCCGCATTCCCAAGGCGGGGGACCAGTCCCCAAGCAATGGGCTTCCATCCAGGGCGGGATGTGTTAGCACATCTCCCTTGGGTGGGAACGAGGTAGAAAAGTTTCAGCTGTGGATCAAGGAAGACTAGTGAGAAAAGTTTttaaggaagaggaaaaaggaggaaatcaAGTGCAGTGAGAAGTGTGGATTTGCAACACCACCGTAACAaggctttcctctctcccaaCCCCCGGCCATCAGCTGAGACCTGGGTTTCCTCTgcagtctgtttttaaaatcagattttaatggggtttttttggcagggAAACGTCAGTGTGAGGTTTCTGCCCAAGTCCTGCCACGCGACGACGCAGGGGatgagcagagcagggaggaggcatCGGGGCATCCGCAGGCGCAGGCAGAGATGTGGGATTTGGGGAGAAGGCTAGCACCCTGCTAGGAGCTTGGTCCAACCTTGGCTCTGTTATCCACCACTGGGTCTCCCTGGGGTTGTCTCACGCTATTTGCCATGCAGAAAGGACAAACAAGGTATAAAGACCAGAGCCCTGCAGCCACTCCGGGCACCTGAAACATAGGGGACAATGCTGCACCCCCAACAGTTCCTGTCGAAATCAGTGGGTATAACAAGCCCTCCCGAGCTGTCAGATGGCCAAAATTTATCCCTGGGATCTCTCCACACCACAGCAGCCGTAGAAATGAAGAAGTCGTGGCTGAACCAGCCCGAGGGCAGGCTGCTTTCTCCCGGTGACTTTCCCCTTGAGGTCCCAGGTGATGGTGCCAGCGGTTTCTCGTCCATGGTATTTCCTCCAGGTGAATCTacccagtgctgcaggaggaTAACTCATCTTCCTTTTACCAGGGGATACCTTGGCTTCCTGCCTTTATCAACAGAGCAGCTCGTAGGCAGCAATCCAAAGGCAATTTGATGCCGTTTCAAATGCACGCTGTACACAGATGAACTGTAAATGCCTGCGGCATGTTTCTTTCCCCATTTCAAAGAGCGCTATCGATTGCTGCATGCGATGATAAAGCATGCCTGTACCTGACTAAGCTCTTCGTTGATTATCTGGCAATGCAGGAGCTTCTTTCTTGGACTGGAAGATGATCAGTACCTTTATTTCTCCTATCTTTTATCACAGCTATTGGCCAAGTAGCATGTTAGCCTATGAATGCTTCATGGTGCTCCATAAGGGATTTTTTAACTGGTAGTAATGGATTGCATCTCATCTGCAAAGCAATTGCAGAGCCAGTAAGGGAGAATTTGGGGCAGTGCTGtgaggagggaagaggcaaTAGATGCTGTGCAAATACCTAAACTGAGCTTTGCGTACTGCAGTTCAGCTGTGTGATGTTTTGTCCTTGCTGCTGGTTGGAGCCATGGATGTTGCAGTGGGAGACGCTGTATCTGCCCACTTCTGGCAATCATTTCTGAGGCTGATTGGGAAGGGAATTCCCATGTCAAAAGGGGTTTGAGCAGCTGCATATTGAAACTCAGTGCTGGCTTTGATAGTCCTCTCAgttcatagactcatagaaccacagaatggtttgggtggaaagggacctttaaagaccatctagtccaacccctgccatgagcagggacatctccaactagatcaggttgctcagagccctgtccaacctgacctggaatgtttccagggatggggcatcgaccacctctctgggcagcctgggccagtgtttcatcaccctcattgtaaaaagtttcttcctaatatctagtctgaatcaACCCTCtgttagtttaaaaccattaccccttgaCCTATCGCTtcaggccctactaaaaagtctgttccCATTTAAACTAGGACTTTGGAGATTgccctcctgcttttcttcaggtGGCCCAACAGGAGCCCGTGAAGGTCTTAGCAGTGCTCAGAAAGCCAAGTCTCACACTGATGTGTCTTTGGACCTGCTGGGGTCTGATCCAGCTCCCACCGGAGCCAACAGGATGCCATGAGGAACTGAGCTGGGCTTTCGAACGAGAAGTTAGAAGGCACTTTCCCTGTTGAGACATCAAGTGGGAATAGGCACTGGGTGGGATTTGGGAGAATAAATACCAGTAGACTGAGCTGACACTGATGCAGGTACTTCCCTGTACGTGAGACATTTAGTGGTTAGGATTCGGTGCTctaagctgcccagggaagtggtggagtcaccatcactggaggtgtcaaggaacgtgtggacgaggcattgtgggacatggtttaatgggcatggtggtgttagttgatggttagacttgatgatcttacaggtcttttccaacctcggtgaatctgtgattctgtgatttaacatttgagtttttgctttttgagtTTCCAAAGAGCTCTCCACTGCTGTAACTTCCCCTGGTgataaaacatttcagtgcCTTCCAAATGCagcttcatgaaaaaaaaagtagtatttagTTTAGGAGGGACTGCAGAAGGGAGCAAGCTACGGTCTGTCTGCACAGAACCAGACAGGATCAGCCTTGATGTCATTAGGAAAGGGATATCTGGAAACGTGTCTGCAGAAAGGAGCTCTACCCCCTGCGTCCCCTCTGCACACATGTGTTTTCTCAAGAAACAGTTGAGATGGGCTGGGACTAGGGCTCATCTTActgattttctgttgtttctatAGAATAATGGACCCCAGAGGATTGCGTGTTGGCCTTTAGCAATCTTTGGTTGCAGACACTTTGGCCAGAGTCCCAATCTCTGCTCTCTATTTGCAGGAGGTCTAGGAGTTACTGCCAGACAAGTCATATCGGTGATCAGGACAATATTTTTGCaatgctttttcccctttgcacTTCTTTTGCACATTGGCAAGTAGTCCCTGATCGGTCTCCTGGGAAAGAGTGCAGGGCCAGGAAGACCATgctggaaagggagagaaactgCTGCCAAGGGGTGGGTGAGAGAAGATGAAAGGAAGCATGAACTTCTAGGAAATGGTCCTGGGAAGGTGCAAGAGCTGTGGGGAAGGCGCCTCAACCAGATCAAAGGGTGTGTGGGAAAGATGATACTGCAAGGAAGTCAATAAAGTGCTTTTAAACAGCGGTGGGAAAGGTGAGAATAGAGACTGGGGGGGTGAGGTGGGATGGAAACACAGGTTTAAAGGGGATATTTGGGGCGGGGGCAGGCTAATTGAGTGCTTGGCATGTGAGCCTCTGTTTATTGCCAGCAGCATAGCCAAGGAGCAGTGCTGATGGATCTGCTTGCCTGGTTTGGTGGGAGTTTTTGTTGCTGGCCTCCTGGAGACTTTGTTTGTAAGGCACGAGGAGCCACCGCCCATGACTGCAGTGGGAACCAACAAGGACAGCTTTTGCTGCCTCTGCTGACCTGCAGGATGCTGGCACGCTCCAGTTTACCCTCTCCGGAGATGCAGAGCTAAAGCTCTTTTGGCTGGCTCTTGAAATCACGCAGCTGCTGTTGCCCATAGTTGTACAGAGGAGCTGTTAGGATGTGATCTGAAGAGGTCCGGCAAAGCCGGTGAGGGGCAGATcagctcccttcctccctcGACTGTGATGATGGCGGGATAGAAATGGACAGAGAAAGGTCAAAACCAGAGGGGTGGAGAGAGCTCCTTGCTTGTTGGCAAGGCTGGCTGATCATTAATCAGAGAGAATACTTAATGTAATTAGCAAAGACTCCCCAGAGGCTCTATATGAAACAAATTGGCTCTCTCCACTCTATGCCTGTGCAGGAGGCTGGGCCCACCACAGCAGAGTCTGGGTTAGACTGAGCATTCCTTGGTTCCTCTGCTCCAACAGGCACGGAGCCAAGTGGCCGTTGTCTATCCTGCCTGCCACCAGCCCGAGGAAGGTTGGTTTTAGCCACCTGATATAAAGCAATGATCCTGCCTACCTAAACACGTCTAAATTTGCATCTGAAGTCTAAGCAAGGGAGACATGCTGTCCACTTGGGCAGTAGGCAGCTGGTCTTTCAAGCTGTTCATCCTGGAGGATGTTCTGATGCTGCTGTTATCTCTGTCATCTATAGGAAATTTGAACAAAGCTTTGGGTTTTCCTTCCCTGATAAGGGTTTTGGACATGTAAGGCTCCCACTGAGCGCACAGCCTAAATGATTTCTCCAACCTCTCAATGCAAGGTCTTGAACCCAGCACTCCCAAATCTCACATGAATGCCCTGTTGTGAAGACCTCTGTGTGCTGAAGTTTGCTAGGCTGTAAAATGACTCAGTGTTTGACCTGTCATTTAGCCTCATGCATGGTCCAGTCGAAAGGGTGTGTGTTGCATAGGTCTTGCTTTAAGGCAGCCTACTGTTCTTACAGCTAATTTCCAGTTGTGTCTTAACTTGGTTATATCTGCAAAAAATGTTaacccaattttttttctccattaatttCCCAGGGGAGTTCACAACATGAGAGAAAAAGTGTTTGGGACATCCATGCTATTTAGGGTATACTTAATCTATTCCTTTGGAAAGACAGAGGAGAAGACTGCATGACTCAAACTATTACACATCTTCTACGGCaattaaatctattttcttATCATCTTGTTTTCCAGGTCAACAATGCAGTTCCTAGCCTGGTTCaatttgctgcttctccttccttgtTTTGGTACCACCAAAACCTGCTTTCCCGGCTGCCACTGCGAAGTGGAAAGCTTTGGACTCTTTGACAGCTTTAGCTTGACCAAGGTGGACTGCAGTGGGATAGGCTCACACATTGTTCCTGTCCCAATCCCTCTGGATACCTCCTACTTGGATCTATCATCAAACAAACTGGAAACAATCAATGAATCAATGCTTACTGGCCCTGGATACACCACCCTGGTGAGCCTCGACCTGAGCTATAATAAAATTGCCAAGATTTCCTCCACAACCTTCTCCAGGCTTCGGTACCTGGAGACCTTGGATCTGAGTCATAACTCTCTGGAAGTCCTTCCAGAGGACTGTTTCTCCAGTTCTCCTCTGGGCGACATAGATTTGAGCAATAACAAGCTTTTGGATATAGCAATGGACATTTTTGCTTcaaaaggtcaaggaaaaccCCTGAATGTGGATCTATCCAATAATATGCTCAGCACAATTACGAGGCACCGTGAAAAGAGCATCCCCAACATCCAGAACTTAAATCTTTCTGGAAACAGGCTGACGTCTGTGCCAAACCTTCAAGGGATTCCTCTCCGATACTTAAATCTTGATGGGAACCCTCTAGTCAAGATTGAGAAAGGAGACTTCACGGGGCTGAAAGATTTGATTCATTTATACCTCAGTGGCCTGCGTGGCTTTGGAGAGTTATCTCCTTACAGCTTCAAGGAACTACCAGCCCTCCAAGTTCTGGATTTATCCAGCAATCCTGACCTGAAGTCACTGACTGCTGAAGTTGTCTTTGGTATGAACTCCCTACAAGAGCTCAACCTCTCCGCGACAGGCATGTCGTCCTTGCCAAAGACTGTGCTGAAATACCTGCCTTCCATCAAAAGCATCACCTTGGGGAAGAACATACAGTGTCTTAAGACCATCAAAGAAGGACAGTACCACCGACAAATTGGGCTGACCAAAAAAGAGGTCCTCAGTTGCCACGACAGCCACGGGTCCGTAGCAGCAGCGCCTTACGTTTCGTGATGAAAGCTGGGGAgaaggggtggggaagggagggtgggggggccgCGGGATTTGTACAGGTGTCGGACTGAGATGGCTTGCAGTGTGCCTTTTGTAAAACTGTCaataatttatatatttgtatatgcCAATACTTGATTGTTTGTGGATTTTATAAACTCTCACATCCCGGCCCACATCATCTGCAGGCTCCAGATTTTGCCCAGTGCATTGAGGTCCTGCATGCAGCCCCTTAGCTCAAGAGCGGTGATGCTGGACAACGGGGACCAAGCTGCTCT contains these protein-coding regions:
- the TSKU gene encoding tsukushi is translated as MQFLAWFNLLLLLPCFGTTKTCFPGCHCEVESFGLFDSFSLTKVDCSGIGSHIVPVPIPLDTSYLDLSSNKLETINESMLTGPGYTTLVSLDLSYNKIAKISSTTFSRLRYLETLDLSHNSLEVLPEDCFSSSPLGDIDLSNNKLLDIAMDIFASKGQGKPLNVDLSNNMLSTITRHREKSIPNIQNLNLSGNRLTSVPNLQGIPLRYLNLDGNPLVKIEKGDFTGLKDLIHLYLSGLRGFGELSPYSFKELPALQVLDLSSNPDLKSLTAEVVFGMNSLQELNLSATGMSSLPKTVLKYLPSIKSITLGKNIQCLKTIKEGQYHRQIGLTKKEVLSCHDSHGSVAAAPYVS